A stretch of the Acyrthosiphon pisum isolate AL4f chromosome A2, pea_aphid_22Mar2018_4r6ur, whole genome shotgun sequence genome encodes the following:
- the LOC100167507 gene encoding aryl hydrocarbon receptor nuclear translocator homolog isoform X3, which produces MYGYAGPPHYGAIESSAGDPGGYLQPGPIPMAMVMPMPAVCEPPPPPPLQIPDEAIQKRRRSDEEDSSQKYSRMEDDNIQDKERFASRENHCEIERRRRNKMTAYITELSDMVPACQSLARKPDKLTILRMAVNHMKSLRGTGNTNNDGTYKPSFLTDQELKHLILEAADGFLFVVTCDTGRVIYVSDSVAPVLNYSQNDWLGTSMFDHLHPEDVEKVREQLSTQEPQNSGRILDLKTGTVKKEGHQSSMRLCMGSRRGFICRMKIGNSGGMMSSISGHNLHQRLKQRNTLGPTRDGNEFAVIHCTGYIKNWPPSGVQIERAVEEDGTHCCLVAIGRLQVTSTPNTTDLAGSNSNAEFISRHSMDGKFTFVDQRVTHILGYKPQDLLSKTCYEFFHPEDQTHMKESFEQVLKMKGQMMSVMYRFRGKNHDWIWLRTNAFAFLNPYTDDIEYIVCNNSTAKSSMHSPSESGVNISNPSTEPVYQQQAPGLDYTVQRRDHVAAPPYQAHAMIAAAPTASQHMIPNNTAQRPNSAQNVFNTYETNASPISYHSPNQGTQSQVQSPLINRLTKSSPTPAQTAWTLRQPVTEGYQYNQEMSPSRSPSGPTYTQLSGGARQTTYHNPSPATASPGMWGWQAGATGATAVANNVPPHPHSGHPQELSDMMMQMLDQSAAAASFEDLNMFNTNFE; this is translated from the exons ATGTACGGATACGCGGGTCCGCCCCATTACGGGGCCATCGAGTCCTCCGCGGGAGACCCGGGCGGCTATCTGCAGCCCGGTCCCATACCTATGGCCATGGTCATGCCCATGCCGGCCGTCTGTgaaccaccaccaccgccgccgcttcAAATTCCCGACGAGGCGATACAGAAACGGCGGAG atccGATGAAGAGGATTCTAGCCAGAAATATTCTAGAATGGAAGATGATAATATCCAAGACAAAGAAAGATTTGCCAG TAGGGAGAATCATTGCGAAATTGAGAGGCGGCGGCGGAACAAGATGACAGCGTACATCACGGAACTCTCGGACATGGTGCCGGCATGTCAATCACTAGCTCGGAAACCGGACAAACTCACCATACTCCGAATGGCTGTTAACCATATGAAAAGTCTTAGGG gtacaggTAACACAAATAATGATGGCACCTACAAACCTAGCTTTCTAACGGATCAAGagcttaaacatttaatattggaAGCAGCTGATGGTTTTCTATTTGTCGTTACATGTGATACTGGTAGAGTTATATACGTTTCCGACTCTGTTGCAccagtattaaattattcacaA AATGACTGGTTAGGGACAAGTATGTTTGATCATTTACATCCTGAAGACGTAGAAAAAGTACGCGAACAACTATCCACACAGGAACCACAAAATTCAGGAcgtatattagatttaaaaactggTACAGTGAAAAAAGAGGGTCATCAAT CTTCAATGAGACTGTGCATGGGTTCTCGACGTGGGTTCATTTGTCGAATGAAAATCGGTAATAGTGGTGGTATGATGTCCAGTATATCGGGTCATAATCTACATCAACGTCTTAAACAGCGTAATACATTAGGACCAACTCGTGATGGTAACGAATTTGCCGTCATCCACTGCACTGGCTACATAAAGAACTGGCCTCCATCTG GTGTTCAAATTGAGAGAGCTGTCGAAGAAGATGGTACTCATTGTTGTTTAGTTGCTATTGGTCGGTTGCAAGTTACTTCCACTCCAAACACTACTGATTTAGCTGGGTCTAATAGTAATGCTG aattcatATCTAGACATTCTATGGATGGTAAATTTACATTTGTTGATCAGCGTGTTACACATATACTTGGCTATAAGCCACAAGACCTTTTAAGCAAAACATGTTATGAATTCTTTCATCCTGAAGACCAAACTCATATGAAAGAAAGTTTTGAACAAG TTCTTAAAATGAAAGGCCAGATGATGTCCGTGATGTATCGGTTTCGTGGTAAAAATCATGACTGGATTTGGCTAAGAACAAATgcatttgcatttttaaatCCATATACTGATGATATTGAGTATATTGTATGCAACAATTCAACAGCtaa gtCCTCAATGCACTCCCCATCTGAAAGTGGAGTTAATATCAGTAACCCGTCTACTGAACCTGTTTATCAACAACAGGCACCTGGATTAGATTATACAGTTCAAAGAAGGGATCATGTAGCAGCACCACCATATCAAGCTCATGCAATGATTGCTGCTGCTCCAACAGCCAGTCAACATATGATAC ctaaCAATACAGCGCAAAGACCAAACAGCgctcaaaatgtatttaatacatatgAAACGAATGCATCACCCATCAGTTATCATTCGCCCAATCAAGGTACTCAAAGTCAAGTTCAATCCCCATTAATAAATCGCCTTACTAAGTCAAGTCCAACACCTGCACAAACAGCATGGACATTGCGccaa ccGGTCACTGAAGGTTACCAATATAATCAAGAAATGAGTCCATCTCGCTCACCATCAGGTCCAACATATACACAATTGAGTGGTGGAGCCAGACAAACAACGTATCACAATCCTTCACCAGCAACTGCGTCTccag gaaTGTGGGGTTGGCAAGCTGGAGCAACTGGGGCCACAGCTGTGGCAAACAATGTACCACCACATCCGCATAGTGGCCATCCACAAGAGCTGTCTGATATGATGATGCAGATGCTTGATCAGAGTGCAGCAGCTGCTTCATTTGAAGACCTTAACATGTTCAACACAAATTTTGAATGA
- the LOC100167507 gene encoding aryl hydrocarbon receptor nuclear translocator homolog isoform X5 — protein MTTLTHSLPGTDLSKVIQKRRAGSIGSDEEDSSQKYSRMEDDNIQDKERFARENHCEIERRRRNKMTAYITELSDMVPACQSLARKPDKLTILRMAVNHMKSLRGTGNTNNDGTYKPSFLTDQELKHLILEAADGFLFVVTCDTGRVIYVSDSVAPVLNYSQNDWLGTSMFDHLHPEDVEKVREQLSTQEPQNSGRILDLKTGTVKKEGHQSSMRLCMGSRRGFICRMKIGNSGGMMSSISGHNLHQRLKQRNTLGPTRDGNEFAVIHCTGYIKNWPPSGQFDHPLSGVQIERAVEEDGTHCCLVAIGRLQVTSTPNTTDLAGSNSNAEFISRHSMDGKFTFVDQRVTHILGYKPQDLLSKTCYEFFHPEDQTHMKESFEQVLKMKGQMMSVMYRFRGKNHDWIWLRTNAFAFLNPYTDDIEYIVCNNSTAKSSMHSPSESGVNISNPSTEPVYQQQAPGLDYTVQRRDHVAAPPYQAHAMIAAAPTASQHMIPNNTAQRPNSAQNVFNTYETNASPISYHSPNQGTQSQVQSPLINRLTKSSPTPAQTAWTLRQPVTEGYQYNQEMSPSRSPSGPTYTQLSGGARQTTYHNPSPATASPGMWGWQAGATGATAVANNVPPHPHSGHPQELSDMMMQMLDQSAAAASFEDLNMFNTNFE, from the exons atccGATGAAGAGGATTCTAGCCAGAAATATTCTAGAATGGAAGATGATAATATCCAAGACAAAGAAAGATTTGCCAG GGAGAATCATTGCGAAATTGAGAGGCGGCGGCGGAACAAGATGACAGCGTACATCACGGAACTCTCGGACATGGTGCCGGCATGTCAATCACTAGCTCGGAAACCGGACAAACTCACCATACTCCGAATGGCTGTTAACCATATGAAAAGTCTTAGGG gtacaggTAACACAAATAATGATGGCACCTACAAACCTAGCTTTCTAACGGATCAAGagcttaaacatttaatattggaAGCAGCTGATGGTTTTCTATTTGTCGTTACATGTGATACTGGTAGAGTTATATACGTTTCCGACTCTGTTGCAccagtattaaattattcacaA AATGACTGGTTAGGGACAAGTATGTTTGATCATTTACATCCTGAAGACGTAGAAAAAGTACGCGAACAACTATCCACACAGGAACCACAAAATTCAGGAcgtatattagatttaaaaactggTACAGTGAAAAAAGAGGGTCATCAAT CTTCAATGAGACTGTGCATGGGTTCTCGACGTGGGTTCATTTGTCGAATGAAAATCGGTAATAGTGGTGGTATGATGTCCAGTATATCGGGTCATAATCTACATCAACGTCTTAAACAGCGTAATACATTAGGACCAACTCGTGATGGTAACGAATTTGCCGTCATCCACTGCACTGGCTACATAAAGAACTGGCCTCCATCTGGTCAGTTTGATCATCCATTATCTG GTGTTCAAATTGAGAGAGCTGTCGAAGAAGATGGTACTCATTGTTGTTTAGTTGCTATTGGTCGGTTGCAAGTTACTTCCACTCCAAACACTACTGATTTAGCTGGGTCTAATAGTAATGCTG aattcatATCTAGACATTCTATGGATGGTAAATTTACATTTGTTGATCAGCGTGTTACACATATACTTGGCTATAAGCCACAAGACCTTTTAAGCAAAACATGTTATGAATTCTTTCATCCTGAAGACCAAACTCATATGAAAGAAAGTTTTGAACAAG TTCTTAAAATGAAAGGCCAGATGATGTCCGTGATGTATCGGTTTCGTGGTAAAAATCATGACTGGATTTGGCTAAGAACAAATgcatttgcatttttaaatCCATATACTGATGATATTGAGTATATTGTATGCAACAATTCAACAGCtaa gtCCTCAATGCACTCCCCATCTGAAAGTGGAGTTAATATCAGTAACCCGTCTACTGAACCTGTTTATCAACAACAGGCACCTGGATTAGATTATACAGTTCAAAGAAGGGATCATGTAGCAGCACCACCATATCAAGCTCATGCAATGATTGCTGCTGCTCCAACAGCCAGTCAACATATGATAC ctaaCAATACAGCGCAAAGACCAAACAGCgctcaaaatgtatttaatacatatgAAACGAATGCATCACCCATCAGTTATCATTCGCCCAATCAAGGTACTCAAAGTCAAGTTCAATCCCCATTAATAAATCGCCTTACTAAGTCAAGTCCAACACCTGCACAAACAGCATGGACATTGCGccaa ccGGTCACTGAAGGTTACCAATATAATCAAGAAATGAGTCCATCTCGCTCACCATCAGGTCCAACATATACACAATTGAGTGGTGGAGCCAGACAAACAACGTATCACAATCCTTCACCAGCAACTGCGTCTccag gaaTGTGGGGTTGGCAAGCTGGAGCAACTGGGGCCACAGCTGTGGCAAACAATGTACCACCACATCCGCATAGTGGCCATCCACAAGAGCTGTCTGATATGATGATGCAGATGCTTGATCAGAGTGCAGCAGCTGCTTCATTTGAAGACCTTAACATGTTCAACACAAATTTTGAATGA
- the LOC100167507 gene encoding aryl hydrocarbon receptor nuclear translocator homolog isoform X1 — MYGYAGPPHYGAIESSAGDPGGYLQPGPIPMAMVMPMPAVCEPPPPPPLQIPDEAIQKRRRSDEEDSSQKYSRMEDDNIQDKERFASRENHCEIERRRRNKMTAYITELSDMVPACQSLARKPDKLTILRMAVNHMKSLRGTGNTNNDGTYKPSFLTDQELKHLILEAADGFLFVVTCDTGRVIYVSDSVAPVLNYSQNDWLGTSMFDHLHPEDVEKVREQLSTQEPQNSGRILDLKTGTVKKEGHQSSMRLCMGSRRGFICRMKIGNSGGMMSSISGHNLHQRLKQRNTLGPTRDGNEFAVIHCTGYIKNWPPSGQFDHPLSGVQIERAVEEDGTHCCLVAIGRLQVTSTPNTTDLAGSNSNAEFISRHSMDGKFTFVDQRVTHILGYKPQDLLSKTCYEFFHPEDQTHMKESFEQVLKMKGQMMSVMYRFRGKNHDWIWLRTNAFAFLNPYTDDIEYIVCNNSTAKSSMHSPSESGVNISNPSTEPVYQQQAPGLDYTVQRRDHVAAPPYQAHAMIAAAPTASQHMIPNNTAQRPNSAQNVFNTYETNASPISYHSPNQGTQSQVQSPLINRLTKSSPTPAQTAWTLRQPVTEGYQYNQEMSPSRSPSGPTYTQLSGGARQTTYHNPSPATASPGMWGWQAGATGATAVANNVPPHPHSGHPQELSDMMMQMLDQSAAAASFEDLNMFNTNFE; from the exons ATGTACGGATACGCGGGTCCGCCCCATTACGGGGCCATCGAGTCCTCCGCGGGAGACCCGGGCGGCTATCTGCAGCCCGGTCCCATACCTATGGCCATGGTCATGCCCATGCCGGCCGTCTGTgaaccaccaccaccgccgccgcttcAAATTCCCGACGAGGCGATACAGAAACGGCGGAG atccGATGAAGAGGATTCTAGCCAGAAATATTCTAGAATGGAAGATGATAATATCCAAGACAAAGAAAGATTTGCCAG TAGGGAGAATCATTGCGAAATTGAGAGGCGGCGGCGGAACAAGATGACAGCGTACATCACGGAACTCTCGGACATGGTGCCGGCATGTCAATCACTAGCTCGGAAACCGGACAAACTCACCATACTCCGAATGGCTGTTAACCATATGAAAAGTCTTAGGG gtacaggTAACACAAATAATGATGGCACCTACAAACCTAGCTTTCTAACGGATCAAGagcttaaacatttaatattggaAGCAGCTGATGGTTTTCTATTTGTCGTTACATGTGATACTGGTAGAGTTATATACGTTTCCGACTCTGTTGCAccagtattaaattattcacaA AATGACTGGTTAGGGACAAGTATGTTTGATCATTTACATCCTGAAGACGTAGAAAAAGTACGCGAACAACTATCCACACAGGAACCACAAAATTCAGGAcgtatattagatttaaaaactggTACAGTGAAAAAAGAGGGTCATCAAT CTTCAATGAGACTGTGCATGGGTTCTCGACGTGGGTTCATTTGTCGAATGAAAATCGGTAATAGTGGTGGTATGATGTCCAGTATATCGGGTCATAATCTACATCAACGTCTTAAACAGCGTAATACATTAGGACCAACTCGTGATGGTAACGAATTTGCCGTCATCCACTGCACTGGCTACATAAAGAACTGGCCTCCATCTGGTCAGTTTGATCATCCATTATCTG GTGTTCAAATTGAGAGAGCTGTCGAAGAAGATGGTACTCATTGTTGTTTAGTTGCTATTGGTCGGTTGCAAGTTACTTCCACTCCAAACACTACTGATTTAGCTGGGTCTAATAGTAATGCTG aattcatATCTAGACATTCTATGGATGGTAAATTTACATTTGTTGATCAGCGTGTTACACATATACTTGGCTATAAGCCACAAGACCTTTTAAGCAAAACATGTTATGAATTCTTTCATCCTGAAGACCAAACTCATATGAAAGAAAGTTTTGAACAAG TTCTTAAAATGAAAGGCCAGATGATGTCCGTGATGTATCGGTTTCGTGGTAAAAATCATGACTGGATTTGGCTAAGAACAAATgcatttgcatttttaaatCCATATACTGATGATATTGAGTATATTGTATGCAACAATTCAACAGCtaa gtCCTCAATGCACTCCCCATCTGAAAGTGGAGTTAATATCAGTAACCCGTCTACTGAACCTGTTTATCAACAACAGGCACCTGGATTAGATTATACAGTTCAAAGAAGGGATCATGTAGCAGCACCACCATATCAAGCTCATGCAATGATTGCTGCTGCTCCAACAGCCAGTCAACATATGATAC ctaaCAATACAGCGCAAAGACCAAACAGCgctcaaaatgtatttaatacatatgAAACGAATGCATCACCCATCAGTTATCATTCGCCCAATCAAGGTACTCAAAGTCAAGTTCAATCCCCATTAATAAATCGCCTTACTAAGTCAAGTCCAACACCTGCACAAACAGCATGGACATTGCGccaa ccGGTCACTGAAGGTTACCAATATAATCAAGAAATGAGTCCATCTCGCTCACCATCAGGTCCAACATATACACAATTGAGTGGTGGAGCCAGACAAACAACGTATCACAATCCTTCACCAGCAACTGCGTCTccag gaaTGTGGGGTTGGCAAGCTGGAGCAACTGGGGCCACAGCTGTGGCAAACAATGTACCACCACATCCGCATAGTGGCCATCCACAAGAGCTGTCTGATATGATGATGCAGATGCTTGATCAGAGTGCAGCAGCTGCTTCATTTGAAGACCTTAACATGTTCAACACAAATTTTGAATGA
- the LOC100167507 gene encoding aryl hydrocarbon receptor nuclear translocator homolog isoform X4, whose protein sequence is MTTLTHSLPGTDLSKVIQKRRAGSIGSDEEDSSQKYSRMEDDNIQDKERFASRENHCEIERRRRNKMTAYITELSDMVPACQSLARKPDKLTILRMAVNHMKSLRGTGNTNNDGTYKPSFLTDQELKHLILEAADGFLFVVTCDTGRVIYVSDSVAPVLNYSQNDWLGTSMFDHLHPEDVEKVREQLSTQEPQNSGRILDLKTGTVKKEGHQSSMRLCMGSRRGFICRMKIGNSGGMMSSISGHNLHQRLKQRNTLGPTRDGNEFAVIHCTGYIKNWPPSGQFDHPLSGVQIERAVEEDGTHCCLVAIGRLQVTSTPNTTDLAGSNSNAEFISRHSMDGKFTFVDQRVTHILGYKPQDLLSKTCYEFFHPEDQTHMKESFEQVLKMKGQMMSVMYRFRGKNHDWIWLRTNAFAFLNPYTDDIEYIVCNNSTAKSSMHSPSESGVNISNPSTEPVYQQQAPGLDYTVQRRDHVAAPPYQAHAMIAAAPTASQHMIPNNTAQRPNSAQNVFNTYETNASPISYHSPNQGTQSQVQSPLINRLTKSSPTPAQTAWTLRQPVTEGYQYNQEMSPSRSPSGPTYTQLSGGARQTTYHNPSPATASPGMWGWQAGATGATAVANNVPPHPHSGHPQELSDMMMQMLDQSAAAASFEDLNMFNTNFE, encoded by the exons atccGATGAAGAGGATTCTAGCCAGAAATATTCTAGAATGGAAGATGATAATATCCAAGACAAAGAAAGATTTGCCAG TAGGGAGAATCATTGCGAAATTGAGAGGCGGCGGCGGAACAAGATGACAGCGTACATCACGGAACTCTCGGACATGGTGCCGGCATGTCAATCACTAGCTCGGAAACCGGACAAACTCACCATACTCCGAATGGCTGTTAACCATATGAAAAGTCTTAGGG gtacaggTAACACAAATAATGATGGCACCTACAAACCTAGCTTTCTAACGGATCAAGagcttaaacatttaatattggaAGCAGCTGATGGTTTTCTATTTGTCGTTACATGTGATACTGGTAGAGTTATATACGTTTCCGACTCTGTTGCAccagtattaaattattcacaA AATGACTGGTTAGGGACAAGTATGTTTGATCATTTACATCCTGAAGACGTAGAAAAAGTACGCGAACAACTATCCACACAGGAACCACAAAATTCAGGAcgtatattagatttaaaaactggTACAGTGAAAAAAGAGGGTCATCAAT CTTCAATGAGACTGTGCATGGGTTCTCGACGTGGGTTCATTTGTCGAATGAAAATCGGTAATAGTGGTGGTATGATGTCCAGTATATCGGGTCATAATCTACATCAACGTCTTAAACAGCGTAATACATTAGGACCAACTCGTGATGGTAACGAATTTGCCGTCATCCACTGCACTGGCTACATAAAGAACTGGCCTCCATCTGGTCAGTTTGATCATCCATTATCTG GTGTTCAAATTGAGAGAGCTGTCGAAGAAGATGGTACTCATTGTTGTTTAGTTGCTATTGGTCGGTTGCAAGTTACTTCCACTCCAAACACTACTGATTTAGCTGGGTCTAATAGTAATGCTG aattcatATCTAGACATTCTATGGATGGTAAATTTACATTTGTTGATCAGCGTGTTACACATATACTTGGCTATAAGCCACAAGACCTTTTAAGCAAAACATGTTATGAATTCTTTCATCCTGAAGACCAAACTCATATGAAAGAAAGTTTTGAACAAG TTCTTAAAATGAAAGGCCAGATGATGTCCGTGATGTATCGGTTTCGTGGTAAAAATCATGACTGGATTTGGCTAAGAACAAATgcatttgcatttttaaatCCATATACTGATGATATTGAGTATATTGTATGCAACAATTCAACAGCtaa gtCCTCAATGCACTCCCCATCTGAAAGTGGAGTTAATATCAGTAACCCGTCTACTGAACCTGTTTATCAACAACAGGCACCTGGATTAGATTATACAGTTCAAAGAAGGGATCATGTAGCAGCACCACCATATCAAGCTCATGCAATGATTGCTGCTGCTCCAACAGCCAGTCAACATATGATAC ctaaCAATACAGCGCAAAGACCAAACAGCgctcaaaatgtatttaatacatatgAAACGAATGCATCACCCATCAGTTATCATTCGCCCAATCAAGGTACTCAAAGTCAAGTTCAATCCCCATTAATAAATCGCCTTACTAAGTCAAGTCCAACACCTGCACAAACAGCATGGACATTGCGccaa ccGGTCACTGAAGGTTACCAATATAATCAAGAAATGAGTCCATCTCGCTCACCATCAGGTCCAACATATACACAATTGAGTGGTGGAGCCAGACAAACAACGTATCACAATCCTTCACCAGCAACTGCGTCTccag gaaTGTGGGGTTGGCAAGCTGGAGCAACTGGGGCCACAGCTGTGGCAAACAATGTACCACCACATCCGCATAGTGGCCATCCACAAGAGCTGTCTGATATGATGATGCAGATGCTTGATCAGAGTGCAGCAGCTGCTTCATTTGAAGACCTTAACATGTTCAACACAAATTTTGAATGA
- the LOC100167507 gene encoding aryl hydrocarbon receptor nuclear translocator homolog isoform X2, protein MYGYAGPPHYGAIESSAGDPGGYLQPGPIPMAMVMPMPAVCEPPPPPPLQIPDEAIQKRRRSDEEDSSQKYSRMEDDNIQDKERFARENHCEIERRRRNKMTAYITELSDMVPACQSLARKPDKLTILRMAVNHMKSLRGTGNTNNDGTYKPSFLTDQELKHLILEAADGFLFVVTCDTGRVIYVSDSVAPVLNYSQNDWLGTSMFDHLHPEDVEKVREQLSTQEPQNSGRILDLKTGTVKKEGHQSSMRLCMGSRRGFICRMKIGNSGGMMSSISGHNLHQRLKQRNTLGPTRDGNEFAVIHCTGYIKNWPPSGQFDHPLSGVQIERAVEEDGTHCCLVAIGRLQVTSTPNTTDLAGSNSNAEFISRHSMDGKFTFVDQRVTHILGYKPQDLLSKTCYEFFHPEDQTHMKESFEQVLKMKGQMMSVMYRFRGKNHDWIWLRTNAFAFLNPYTDDIEYIVCNNSTAKSSMHSPSESGVNISNPSTEPVYQQQAPGLDYTVQRRDHVAAPPYQAHAMIAAAPTASQHMIPNNTAQRPNSAQNVFNTYETNASPISYHSPNQGTQSQVQSPLINRLTKSSPTPAQTAWTLRQPVTEGYQYNQEMSPSRSPSGPTYTQLSGGARQTTYHNPSPATASPGMWGWQAGATGATAVANNVPPHPHSGHPQELSDMMMQMLDQSAAAASFEDLNMFNTNFE, encoded by the exons ATGTACGGATACGCGGGTCCGCCCCATTACGGGGCCATCGAGTCCTCCGCGGGAGACCCGGGCGGCTATCTGCAGCCCGGTCCCATACCTATGGCCATGGTCATGCCCATGCCGGCCGTCTGTgaaccaccaccaccgccgccgcttcAAATTCCCGACGAGGCGATACAGAAACGGCGGAG atccGATGAAGAGGATTCTAGCCAGAAATATTCTAGAATGGAAGATGATAATATCCAAGACAAAGAAAGATTTGCCAG GGAGAATCATTGCGAAATTGAGAGGCGGCGGCGGAACAAGATGACAGCGTACATCACGGAACTCTCGGACATGGTGCCGGCATGTCAATCACTAGCTCGGAAACCGGACAAACTCACCATACTCCGAATGGCTGTTAACCATATGAAAAGTCTTAGGG gtacaggTAACACAAATAATGATGGCACCTACAAACCTAGCTTTCTAACGGATCAAGagcttaaacatttaatattggaAGCAGCTGATGGTTTTCTATTTGTCGTTACATGTGATACTGGTAGAGTTATATACGTTTCCGACTCTGTTGCAccagtattaaattattcacaA AATGACTGGTTAGGGACAAGTATGTTTGATCATTTACATCCTGAAGACGTAGAAAAAGTACGCGAACAACTATCCACACAGGAACCACAAAATTCAGGAcgtatattagatttaaaaactggTACAGTGAAAAAAGAGGGTCATCAAT CTTCAATGAGACTGTGCATGGGTTCTCGACGTGGGTTCATTTGTCGAATGAAAATCGGTAATAGTGGTGGTATGATGTCCAGTATATCGGGTCATAATCTACATCAACGTCTTAAACAGCGTAATACATTAGGACCAACTCGTGATGGTAACGAATTTGCCGTCATCCACTGCACTGGCTACATAAAGAACTGGCCTCCATCTGGTCAGTTTGATCATCCATTATCTG GTGTTCAAATTGAGAGAGCTGTCGAAGAAGATGGTACTCATTGTTGTTTAGTTGCTATTGGTCGGTTGCAAGTTACTTCCACTCCAAACACTACTGATTTAGCTGGGTCTAATAGTAATGCTG aattcatATCTAGACATTCTATGGATGGTAAATTTACATTTGTTGATCAGCGTGTTACACATATACTTGGCTATAAGCCACAAGACCTTTTAAGCAAAACATGTTATGAATTCTTTCATCCTGAAGACCAAACTCATATGAAAGAAAGTTTTGAACAAG TTCTTAAAATGAAAGGCCAGATGATGTCCGTGATGTATCGGTTTCGTGGTAAAAATCATGACTGGATTTGGCTAAGAACAAATgcatttgcatttttaaatCCATATACTGATGATATTGAGTATATTGTATGCAACAATTCAACAGCtaa gtCCTCAATGCACTCCCCATCTGAAAGTGGAGTTAATATCAGTAACCCGTCTACTGAACCTGTTTATCAACAACAGGCACCTGGATTAGATTATACAGTTCAAAGAAGGGATCATGTAGCAGCACCACCATATCAAGCTCATGCAATGATTGCTGCTGCTCCAACAGCCAGTCAACATATGATAC ctaaCAATACAGCGCAAAGACCAAACAGCgctcaaaatgtatttaatacatatgAAACGAATGCATCACCCATCAGTTATCATTCGCCCAATCAAGGTACTCAAAGTCAAGTTCAATCCCCATTAATAAATCGCCTTACTAAGTCAAGTCCAACACCTGCACAAACAGCATGGACATTGCGccaa ccGGTCACTGAAGGTTACCAATATAATCAAGAAATGAGTCCATCTCGCTCACCATCAGGTCCAACATATACACAATTGAGTGGTGGAGCCAGACAAACAACGTATCACAATCCTTCACCAGCAACTGCGTCTccag gaaTGTGGGGTTGGCAAGCTGGAGCAACTGGGGCCACAGCTGTGGCAAACAATGTACCACCACATCCGCATAGTGGCCATCCACAAGAGCTGTCTGATATGATGATGCAGATGCTTGATCAGAGTGCAGCAGCTGCTTCATTTGAAGACCTTAACATGTTCAACACAAATTTTGAATGA